From a single Rutidosis leptorrhynchoides isolate AG116_Rl617_1_P2 chromosome 5, CSIRO_AGI_Rlap_v1, whole genome shotgun sequence genomic region:
- the LOC139850376 gene encoding transcription factor bHLH93-like, with protein MQNPNNQSSQGLLEDLLTPITHTWTTFPNQDHELFSSVVNTFNEEYDDSFLASNSSFLQLISSSIQPTFPNLEVPNFPSYEQQTYDQFEYDDHKPSSLVGYPTLVEQQDDHKVIVEQEQKLDQDVFSMGVNGEKKSKSRKVEGQPSKNLMAERRRRKRLNDRLSMLRSIVPRISKMDRTSILGDTIDYLKDLKQKINNFKSKDMEFDSKSLNLIENNNELKMNEAQARNPPKFEIERRNNDTRIQICCSPKPGLLLSTVNTIEALGLDIQQCVISSFGDFTLQASCSEALENRVMTSSEEMKQILYRSAGYGGRGL; from the exons ATGCAAAATCCAAATAACCAATCATCACAAGGTCTTCTTGAAGACCTTTTAACACCAATCACACACACTTGGACCACATTTCCAAATCAAGATCATGAATTATTCTCTAGTGTTGTTAACACTTTTAATGAAGAATATGATGATTCATTTTTAGCTTCAAATTCTTCATTCTTGCAACTCATTTCATCCTCTATACAACCCACTTTTCCAAATCTTGAGGTTCCAAATTTTCCATCTTATGAACAACAAACTTATGATCAGTTTGAATATGATGATCATAAACCAAGTTCATTGGTTGGATACCCAACATTAGTGGAACAACAAGATGATCATAAGGTTATTGTTGAACAAGAACAAAAACTTGATCAAGATGTTTTTAGTATGGGAGTTAATGGAGAAAAGAAGAGTAAATCTAGAAAAGTTGAAGGACAACCATCCAAGAATTTAATGGCTGAAAGACGTCGAAGAAAGCGGTTAAATGATCGTCTTTCGATGCTTAGATCAATTGTTCCTAGAATAAGCAAG ATGGACAGGACATCAATACTTGGTGATACAATAGATTACTTGAAAGATCTAAAACAAAAGATCAATAATTTTAAATCAAAGGATATGGAATTCGATTCTAAGAGCTTGAATTTAATAGAAAACAATAATGAGTTAAAAATGAATGAAGCTCAAGCAAGAAATCCACCAaag TTTGAAATCGAAAGGAGAAACAACGATACACGTATTCAGATTTGTTGTTCTCCCAAGCCTGGATTGTTACTATCAACAGTGAATACCATTGAAGCATTAGGACTAGACATTCAACAATGTGTTATAAGTTCTTTTGGTGATTTCACCCTTCAAGCCTCTTGTTCCGAG GCACTAGAAAACCGAGTGATGACGAGCTCTGAAGAAATGAAGCAAATACTATACAGAAGTGCAGGTTATGGAGGGAGAGGTCTTTAA